The following proteins are co-located in the Candidatus Woesearchaeota archaeon genome:
- a CDS encoding FAD synthase, producing MKKVMAFGTFDKVHPGHVDYLEQAKACGDILIVCVARDTNVFALKGAMPDHSEEERRSMVEQLKIADKVMIGDNTDLFRCIREEKPDIICLGYDQKVPFDLEYELVAHKMSTKILRAKPYKEDIYKSSLIAKR from the coding sequence ATGAAGAAGGTAATGGCTTTCGGCACATTTGATAAGGTGCATCCTGGACATGTGGATTATCTTGAGCAGGCAAAGGCATGTGGTGATATTCTTATTGTGTGCGTTGCAAGGGACACAAATGTCTTTGCATTGAAAGGTGCAATGCCTGATCATTCTGAAGAAGAGAGGAGGAGCATGGTTGAGCAGCTGAAGATTGCAGACAAGGTGATGATCGGTGACAATACAGATCTGTTCAGGTGCATAAGGGAAGAAAAGCCCGACATAATCTGCCTGGGTTATGACCAGAAAGTTCCTTTTGATCTTGAATATGAGCTTGTTGCACATAAGATGAGCACGAAGATCCTGAGAGCAAAGCCATACAAAGAAGATATCTATAAGAGTTCCCTCATTGCAAAGCGATGA
- a CDS encoding PKD domain-containing protein — MILLIPAVLSLKFTVTEGDLFKLKVTTSDPDNDRVSLVYSDPLDDKGEWQTSIGDAGDYKIKIGATDGKDVAYETIDLEVAKYVNYEPEITTQPNYHIDEGQTLELKVAVRDKNGDKIDITYSGYMSAESKYIDYDQAGNYTSFITATDGVNTAKEEINIFVNNINRAPVIANLSDIKVSEGDQVLIQLDAFDPDGDELHFWYEENVTGANITDRVFYWTPPHYLLDNKPLKFYEQEPSNTYFITFGVSDGADEAYQQVGISVQNKNLVPVPVSIQPAESHILIWTGESVKFFANVTDWDEDELEYTWSFGPLSKMTGTQAIEKHYAKAGDHEVRLEVSDGKDKIIRTWKVHVSEPYKPLEPAYVERTSKTYVLWS; from the coding sequence ATGATTCTGCTGATACCTGCAGTCCTATCCCTGAAATTCACAGTGACAGAAGGAGACCTTTTCAAGCTGAAAGTGACAACATCAGATCCAGACAATGACAGGGTGAGCTTAGTATATTCTGATCCTCTCGATGACAAAGGAGAATGGCAGACAAGTATCGGGGACGCAGGAGACTATAAGATAAAGATAGGGGCGACAGACGGAAAAGATGTAGCGTATGAGACAATAGATCTTGAAGTGGCGAAATATGTCAATTATGAGCCAGAGATAACCACACAGCCCAATTATCATATAGACGAGGGCCAGACACTTGAGCTCAAGGTTGCAGTGAGAGACAAGAACGGAGACAAGATCGACATCACATACTCCGGTTACATGAGTGCAGAGTCTAAATACATAGACTATGATCAGGCAGGGAACTATACATCGTTTATCACAGCAACAGACGGCGTCAATACAGCCAAGGAAGAGATCAATATATTCGTGAACAACATCAACCGGGCACCAGTGATCGCTAACCTTTCCGACATCAAGGTCAGCGAGGGAGACCAAGTCTTGATACAGCTCGATGCATTCGATCCAGACGGGGATGAGCTCCACTTCTGGTACGAAGAGAATGTCACAGGCGCAAACATAACCGACAGAGTGTTCTACTGGACACCGCCGCATTATCTGCTGGACAACAAGCCTCTCAAATTCTATGAGCAAGAGCCAAGCAACACCTACTTCATAACATTCGGTGTGAGCGATGGAGCAGATGAGGCATACCAGCAGGTTGGGATAAGCGTGCAGAACAAGAACCTTGTGCCTGTGCCTGTATCGATACAGCCTGCAGAAAGCCACATCCTGATATGGACAGGAGAGTCAGTCAAGTTCTTTGCGAATGTTACAGACTGGGATGAGGATGAACTGGAGTATACATGGAGCTTCGGGCCGCTCTCCAAGATGACAGGCACACAGGCAATAGAAAAACATTATGCCAAAGCAGGCGACCATGAAGTCAGGCTCGAAGTATCAGATGGCAAGGACAAGATAATCAGGACATGGAAAGTGCATGTTTCAGAACCATACAAGCCTCTTGAGCCAGCATATGTTGAAAGGACATCAAAGACATATGTGCTTTGGTCCTAA